One window of candidate division KSB1 bacterium genomic DNA carries:
- a CDS encoding NupC/NupG family nucleoside CNT transporter — protein sequence MERLLSLLGIPVLILLAWLILSTDRRHFPWRVVLWGVGLQFTFAFLILWTPWGRSGFAWLGDVVTKFLSYSNEGAAFMFGNLVKQEYQQTFGFQFAFAILPTIIFVGAVTSIGYHLGVLQRIVKGVAWLMAKTMGTSGAESLSTAVNIFVGQTEAPLVIRPFLNRLTMSELNAVMVGGFAGIAGGVMAGYILLGVPAKHLLAACVMCAPASFVFAKIAIPERDKPLTAGQVQMPEIPPASNVIDAAGAGARDGLLLAANVGAMLIAFIGLIALINALLSWTSGHLFDWGFLWFPDSLRTIFSVVFVPVGVIVGVPWHECRDFAYLIGTQISINEFVAYIELSKLIESGALSERTITLASYALCGFCNSSSVAIQIGGISALVPERRHDLAKLGLRAMFCGAFACWQTATIAGVLTS from the coding sequence ATGGAGCGCCTCCTTTCCCTGCTCGGCATTCCGGTTCTGATCCTGCTGGCATGGTTGATTCTGTCAACCGACCGGCGGCACTTTCCGTGGCGGGTGGTGCTATGGGGCGTGGGGCTGCAATTCACGTTTGCGTTTCTGATTCTGTGGACACCGTGGGGGCGGAGTGGCTTCGCGTGGCTGGGGGATGTCGTCACCAAATTCCTGAGCTATTCGAACGAAGGCGCGGCCTTCATGTTCGGGAATTTGGTCAAGCAAGAGTATCAGCAGACGTTCGGCTTTCAATTCGCGTTTGCGATTTTGCCGACGATTATCTTTGTCGGCGCGGTGACGTCAATCGGCTATCACCTCGGGGTCCTGCAGCGCATCGTCAAGGGCGTCGCCTGGCTGATGGCCAAGACGATGGGCACGTCGGGCGCGGAATCGCTTTCGACCGCCGTGAATATCTTCGTCGGTCAGACCGAAGCGCCGCTGGTGATCCGGCCGTTCCTGAACCGGCTCACGATGAGCGAACTGAATGCGGTGATGGTCGGCGGGTTCGCGGGGATCGCGGGCGGCGTGATGGCGGGATATATCCTGCTTGGCGTTCCGGCGAAACATCTGCTGGCGGCGTGCGTGATGTGCGCGCCGGCGTCGTTTGTGTTCGCCAAGATCGCGATTCCGGAACGTGACAAGCCGCTGACGGCCGGCCAGGTGCAGATGCCGGAGATTCCCCCCGCGTCCAACGTGATCGACGCGGCGGGTGCGGGAGCGCGGGACGGATTGTTGCTGGCGGCGAACGTGGGCGCGATGCTGATCGCATTCATCGGGCTGATTGCGCTGATTAACGCGCTGCTCTCGTGGACGTCGGGCCACTTGTTCGATTGGGGCTTTCTCTGGTTCCCGGATAGTCTGCGCACGATCTTCAGCGTCGTGTTCGTTCCCGTCGGGGTGATCGTCGGCGTGCCGTGGCACGAGTGCCGCGATTTCGCCTACCTGATCGGCACGCAGATCTCGATTAATGAATTCGTCGCGTACATCGAGCTGTCCAAGCTGATCGAGTCGGGCGCGCTTAGCGAACGCACGATCACGCTGGCGTCGTACGCGCTGTGCGGCTTTTGTAATTCTTCGTCCGTCGCGATTCAGATCGGCGGGATCTCAGCGCTGGTGCCGGAGCGCCGGCACGATCTGGCGAAACTTGGCTTGCGCGCGATGTTCTGCGGCGCGTTCGCCTGCTGGCAGACCGCCACGATCGCGGGCGTGCTGACATCCTGA
- a CDS encoding cytochrome-c peroxidase — MKPFLRLLLLLTPLLVLLGCKEEHNTTIIQAPATDPLREQFALVPLGPIDYPPDNPPMQERITLGRLLFFDPILGGELDVSCATCHHPDFAFGDGRQLPIGVAGGRSLGPTRTSGSSRISGAPVGFTPRNAPTCFNTAYNADEHGVHGHNGFQFWDGRVKSLEVQATKPITSRVEMRGDAYPGDDDVAGATSLDSVLNRLRAIDEYVALFMNAFPQEHQEWQMGLREHVVDSSTYGRSIGAYERELVTRNSAYDRYADGDDHALTNSQKRGLELFFTTAKCSQCHPAPVFSNYEFTVQGAPQIGPGKAIIPGDDLGRCEFTLNPGDNYAFRTPTLRNVELTAPYMHDGVFGSLEEVVQFYNHGCQPRHPQCPDEAVDSLVRDPLNLTDGQVEDLVSFLKALTDPGTALPQLLLTVPERVPSGLTPVFGLSADGGPFAEPPAVEPRDKYAHVH; from the coding sequence ATGAAGCCGTTTTTACGTCTGTTATTGTTGCTGACACCGCTGCTGGTGCTGCTGGGTTGCAAGGAAGAGCACAACACGACCATCATTCAGGCCCCGGCGACGGACCCGCTGCGCGAACAGTTCGCGCTGGTGCCGCTGGGACCGATCGACTATCCGCCGGACAATCCGCCGATGCAGGAGCGAATCACGCTCGGGCGGCTGCTGTTCTTTGACCCGATTCTGGGCGGCGAGCTGGACGTGTCGTGCGCGACCTGCCATCATCCGGACTTTGCGTTCGGCGACGGGCGCCAGTTGCCGATCGGTGTGGCGGGCGGCCGCAGCCTCGGACCGACGCGCACGAGCGGCAGTTCGCGGATCAGCGGCGCTCCTGTCGGGTTTACGCCGCGCAATGCGCCGACCTGTTTCAACACCGCCTATAACGCGGACGAGCACGGCGTGCACGGTCACAACGGATTCCAGTTTTGGGACGGTCGCGTGAAGAGCCTCGAAGTGCAGGCGACCAAGCCGATCACGTCGCGCGTGGAGATGCGCGGCGATGCTTACCCCGGCGATGACGACGTGGCCGGCGCCACGTCGCTGGACTCGGTGCTGAATCGCCTGCGCGCGATCGACGAGTACGTCGCGCTGTTCATGAACGCCTTTCCGCAAGAGCACCAGGAATGGCAGATGGGTCTGCGCGAGCACGTGGTGGACTCCTCGACTTACGGCCGGTCGATCGGCGCGTACGAACGCGAGTTGGTCACCCGCAATTCGGCGTATGATCGCTATGCCGACGGCGACGATCATGCGCTGACCAATTCGCAGAAGCGCGGTTTGGAGCTGTTCTTCACGACCGCGAAATGCAGCCAGTGCCACCCGGCGCCCGTGTTCAGCAACTATGAATTCACCGTGCAGGGCGCGCCGCAGATCGGTCCGGGCAAGGCGATTATTCCGGGCGATGACCTGGGCCGGTGTGAATTCACGCTGAATCCCGGTGATAATTATGCCTTCCGCACACCGACCCTGCGCAACGTGGAACTGACCGCGCCGTACATGCATGACGGCGTGTTCGGATCGCTGGAGGAAGTCGTGCAGTTCTACAACCATGGCTGCCAGCCGCGCCATCCGCAGTGTCCCGATGAAGCGGTGGATTCCCTTGTTCGTGATCCGCTCAATCTGACGGACGGGCAAGTCGAAGACCTCGTGTCCTTCCTCAAGGCGTTGACGGATCCGGGCACGGCGTTGCCGCAATTGCTGCTGACGGTTCCGGAGCGTGTGCCAAGTGGGCTGACGCCGGTATTCGGGTTGAGCGCGGACGGCGGACCGTTCGCGGAACCGCCGGCGGTTGAGCCGCGCGACAAGTACGCGCACGTGCACTAA
- a CDS encoding STAS domain-containing protein, protein MLRLRDFTRAALLADVTAGLIVGVVALPLCIAFAIASGVSPEKGIFAAVIGGALIALTSGCRVQIGGPSGPFVVLALGIVTQYGLDALAVATFMAGVVLVLMGRFGFGSLIKFIPYPVTTGFTTGVAILLVTGELPDLLGLPVSVAGGNVLAKWITAGSALGSANYYAIAISAITVLLQLTGFRPLGKIPGSLIALVVTTAAVQLLQLPVETIGSRFPDLPSAIPPPVFPALSFDLLRTMVSPAIAIALLAAMESLLAAVVADGITGNTHEPNRVLTAQGLANVGSALFGCLPVTSAIARTATNVRNGATTAASGAAHALFLLLVLLAFGRWASLIPLAALAATLVVVAFHLFDWRAVVAQLKGPKADIAVLFTTLGITVLVDLATGIQIGIALAGALFIKRMSAVTGVRVFTQELDRASQKSPAASAIPRGVDVYEINGPLFFGAVYKLREAMQIARKLPRVRIVRMDKVNAIDSTGLHALEELWKLSRKQRAALIISEIRAQPFVALMKSPVYVLIGESNVVATFDEALSRARELIVESTPVPPARTGS, encoded by the coding sequence ATGTTACGACTGCGAGACTTCACTCGTGCGGCACTTCTTGCGGACGTTACCGCCGGCCTGATTGTCGGTGTCGTGGCGTTGCCGCTTTGCATTGCCTTCGCCATCGCCAGCGGTGTCTCCCCCGAGAAAGGCATCTTCGCGGCGGTGATCGGCGGGGCGTTGATCGCGCTGACTTCCGGTTGCAGAGTACAAATCGGCGGGCCTTCGGGCCCGTTTGTCGTGCTCGCGCTCGGGATCGTAACGCAATACGGATTGGATGCGCTGGCCGTCGCGACTTTCATGGCGGGAGTCGTCCTGGTGCTCATGGGCCGCTTCGGCTTCGGCTCACTGATTAAGTTCATTCCCTACCCGGTCACCACCGGATTCACGACCGGGGTCGCGATTCTGTTGGTTACCGGTGAGTTGCCCGATCTGCTCGGCCTGCCGGTGTCGGTCGCCGGTGGCAATGTGCTGGCCAAGTGGATCACCGCCGGTTCCGCGCTCGGTTCGGCCAATTACTACGCCATCGCGATTTCGGCCATCACCGTGCTGCTGCAACTGACCGGATTCCGGCCGCTCGGGAAGATCCCCGGGTCGCTGATCGCACTCGTCGTCACGACCGCCGCCGTGCAGCTGCTTCAACTCCCCGTGGAGACCATTGGCAGTCGCTTCCCCGATCTGCCGTCCGCCATTCCGCCGCCCGTGTTCCCGGCGCTCAGTTTTGATCTGCTGCGCACGATGGTCTCGCCGGCGATTGCCATCGCGCTGCTCGCCGCGATGGAATCGTTGCTCGCGGCGGTCGTAGCCGATGGCATCACCGGCAACACACACGAACCCAATCGCGTCCTGACCGCCCAGGGATTGGCCAATGTCGGCAGCGCGCTCTTCGGCTGTCTGCCGGTCACGTCGGCCATTGCCCGCACCGCCACCAACGTTCGCAACGGCGCGACCACCGCCGCATCCGGCGCTGCGCACGCGCTATTCCTGCTGCTGGTGCTGCTCGCGTTTGGCCGCTGGGCGTCGCTCATCCCCCTCGCAGCCCTCGCCGCCACGCTGGTCGTCGTGGCCTTTCATCTGTTTGACTGGCGAGCGGTCGTAGCCCAACTCAAGGGGCCGAAGGCTGACATCGCCGTCCTCTTCACGACGCTCGGGATCACCGTGCTTGTTGACCTCGCCACCGGGATCCAGATCGGCATTGCGCTGGCCGGTGCGCTCTTCATCAAACGCATGTCGGCGGTGACCGGCGTGCGAGTCTTCACGCAGGAATTGGATCGGGCGAGCCAGAAGAGTCCTGCCGCGTCCGCGATTCCGCGCGGCGTGGATGTGTACGAAATCAACGGGCCGCTGTTCTTCGGCGCGGTGTACAAGCTGCGCGAAGCGATGCAGATTGCGCGCAAACTGCCGCGGGTCCGGATTGTCAGAATGGACAAGGTCAATGCCATCGACAGCACCGGATTGCACGCACTCGAAGAACTCTGGAAGCTCTCCCGCAAGCAGCGGGCGGCCCTGATTATCTCCGAGATTCGCGCGCAGCCGTTTGTCGCGCTGATGAAATCGCCGGTGTACGTACTGATCGGCGAAAGCAACGTCGTGGCAACGTTTGATGAGGCACTGTCACGCGCCCGCGAACTCATCGTGGAGTCCACACCCGTCCCACCGGCGCGCACCGGGAGCTGA
- a CDS encoding STAS domain-containing protein, with protein MLRPKLLTTLQDYSREQFRQDVAAGIIVGVVALPLCIAFAIASGLSPERGLLTGIVAGLLISALGGSRVQIGGPAGAFIVIVYGIVQQYGIEGLITATLMAGIVLVVMGLVGLGSVIKFIPQPVVTGFTSGIAVVIFSSQFPDALGLTLPDLPAEFAGKWLAIIPAIPDVSPEAFAISLGTILLLVNWSNWKRISQRIPGPFVALIAGTVLTQLLGLNVETIGTRFGEIPSVFPALVFPDLSPDVLRGLIQPAMVIAILVAIESLLSAVVADGAIGGRHRSNMELVAQGTANFASALFGGMPATGAIARTMTNIKNGGRTPIAGIVHALTLLVITVFAAKWASLIPLACLAGILVVVAYHMFEWHSFVATLRSPKGDVAVMLITFGLTVVVDLTVAIEVGMVMAAFLFMKRMSQVTNVAVIRRELTDQPDIELGAKGYQIPPGVDVYEINGPFFFGAVYKFKEAINVVGKHPRVRILRMAQANAIDATGLRALEEVWHDCLKHGSTFLISEIHAQPFVALMKSPVFEKIGEENVLASFEEALARARILLAEDGAVAPAKRVDY; from the coding sequence ATGCTGAGACCGAAATTACTTACGACCCTTCAGGATTACAGCCGCGAACAGTTCCGCCAGGATGTGGCCGCGGGCATTATTGTCGGCGTGGTGGCGCTGCCCCTGTGTATCGCGTTTGCCATCGCCAGCGGATTATCTCCCGAACGCGGGCTACTCACCGGAATCGTCGCGGGACTTCTGATCAGCGCGTTGGGCGGAAGCCGCGTGCAGATCGGCGGGCCCGCCGGCGCGTTCATCGTGATTGTTTACGGAATCGTCCAACAGTATGGCATCGAAGGGCTGATCACCGCGACCTTGATGGCGGGCATTGTGCTCGTCGTAATGGGCCTGGTCGGCCTCGGGTCCGTCATCAAGTTCATCCCGCAACCCGTGGTCACCGGCTTTACCAGCGGAATTGCCGTCGTGATCTTCTCGAGCCAGTTTCCCGACGCGCTCGGTCTGACACTGCCGGACCTGCCCGCGGAATTTGCGGGAAAATGGTTGGCGATCATTCCCGCGATTCCGGACGTGAGTCCCGAGGCGTTTGCCATCTCCCTCGGGACCATCCTGTTGCTGGTGAACTGGTCGAATTGGAAGCGCATCTCGCAGCGCATCCCCGGCCCCTTCGTCGCGCTGATCGCGGGGACCGTGCTGACGCAACTGCTTGGGCTAAACGTGGAGACGATCGGTACGCGGTTCGGCGAGATTCCGTCGGTCTTCCCCGCGCTGGTCTTTCCGGATCTGTCACCGGACGTGCTGCGCGGCTTGATTCAGCCCGCCATGGTCATCGCCATTCTGGTCGCGATTGAGTCGTTGCTCTCGGCGGTGGTTGCCGACGGCGCGATTGGCGGCCGCCACCGGTCGAATATGGAACTCGTCGCGCAGGGCACCGCCAATTTCGCGTCAGCCCTGTTCGGCGGCATGCCCGCGACCGGCGCCATTGCCCGCACGATGACCAATATCAAGAATGGCGGCCGTACGCCGATCGCGGGAATCGTTCACGCGCTCACGCTGCTCGTCATTACGGTCTTTGCAGCGAAGTGGGCGTCGCTGATTCCGCTGGCCTGCCTGGCCGGCATCCTCGTGGTCGTCGCCTACCACATGTTCGAATGGCATTCGTTCGTCGCCACCCTGCGCAGTCCAAAAGGCGACGTGGCCGTTATGCTCATCACCTTCGGGCTGACCGTGGTCGTGGACCTGACCGTGGCCATCGAAGTCGGCATGGTAATGGCCGCATTCCTGTTCATGAAGCGGATGTCGCAGGTTACGAACGTGGCCGTGATTCGCCGCGAGTTGACCGATCAGCCGGATATCGAACTCGGAGCGAAAGGATACCAGATTCCGCCCGGCGTGGATGTCTATGAAATCAACGGGCCGTTCTTTTTCGGCGCGGTGTACAAATTCAAGGAAGCGATCAATGTCGTCGGCAAGCATCCGCGCGTGCGCATTCTGCGCATGGCTCAGGCCAATGCGATCGACGCCACGGGGTTGCGCGCTCTGGAAGAGGTCTGGCACGATTGCCTGAAACACGGCAGCACGTTCCTGATCTCCGAGATTCATGCACAGCCGTTTGTCGCCCTCATGAAGTCGCCGGTGTTCGAGAAAATCGGCGAGGAAAATGTGCTGGCGAGTTTCGAAGAAGCGCTCGCCCGTGCCCGCATCCTGCTCGCCGAGGATGGAGCCGTCGCACCGGCCAAACGCGTGGACTACTGA
- a CDS encoding purine-nucleoside phosphorylase, producing MARRVPGPADVALILGSGLGKFADTLEDARAVSTRDLPGYPQSTVAGHAGRIIVGNVGATRVMAFQGRVHVYEGYAPEVVVTPVRLAHVLGIRTLIVTNAAGSFTPRFAPGDLLLIEDHINLQFRNPLLGLWDEGVRCPDVCQFYDQELIELAERVALREQIPLKRGTLAALTGPTYETKAEARMLARLGADAGCMSTVPEVIMATALGMRVLGISCVTNFSAAIPGSVLDHEHVQRVAERASEKFQRLVGGVLRGEKAEGWRTK from the coding sequence ATGGCGAGACGGGTCCCGGGGCCGGCCGATGTGGCGCTGATTCTCGGCTCGGGACTCGGCAAGTTCGCGGACACACTGGAAGATGCGCGCGCGGTTTCCACGCGCGATCTCCCCGGCTATCCGCAATCCACCGTGGCGGGACATGCGGGGCGAATTATCGTGGGAAACGTCGGCGCGACTCGGGTCATGGCGTTTCAGGGTCGCGTGCACGTCTATGAGGGTTATGCGCCGGAGGTGGTGGTGACGCCGGTGCGACTCGCGCACGTGCTGGGGATTCGCACGTTGATCGTCACGAATGCAGCGGGCTCGTTTACCCCCCGGTTCGCGCCGGGCGATCTGCTGCTGATCGAGGATCACATCAACCTGCAATTCCGAAATCCGCTGCTGGGACTCTGGGATGAGGGAGTGCGCTGTCCCGACGTGTGTCAATTCTACGATCAGGAGTTGATCGAGCTGGCGGAGCGGGTGGCGTTACGGGAGCAGATTCCGTTGAAACGCGGCACCTTGGCGGCGCTGACGGGCCCCACGTATGAGACCAAAGCTGAGGCGCGCATGCTGGCCCGCCTCGGCGCGGACGCGGGCTGCATGTCCACCGTGCCGGAAGTCATCATGGCGACGGCACTCGGGATGCGCGTGCTGGGGATTTCCTGCGTGACGAATTTCAGCGCAGCGATTCCGGGATCGGTGCTCGATCATGAGCATGTGCAGCGGGTGGCGGAGCGAGCCAGTGAGAAATTCCAACGACTGGTCGGAGGAGTGCTGCGAGGGGAGAAGGCGGAAGGATGGCGGACGAAATGA
- a CDS encoding four helix bundle protein: MKEQGTGIKEQSSERLELRARTKRLALRVIRLYQSLPRSGATGPIASQVLRSGTSVGAQYREACRARSNAEFLSKIQSAMQELDETGYWLELLIDSGLVPRTKVGPLSGEADELLAILYSIQRKVKRSAR; the protein is encoded by the coding sequence ATGAAGGAACAAGGAACAGGGATCAAGGAACAAAGTTCCGAGAGACTTGAATTGAGAGCGCGGACCAAGCGGCTTGCCCTTCGAGTCATCCGGCTCTACCAATCGTTGCCTCGATCAGGAGCGACGGGTCCGATTGCCAGTCAAGTCCTTCGCTCGGGGACTTCTGTTGGTGCGCAATATCGTGAAGCGTGCCGAGCGCGGTCCAACGCCGAGTTCTTGAGCAAGATACAGAGTGCAATGCAGGAACTTGACGAGACCGGATACTGGCTTGAGTTACTGATCGACTCCGGATTGGTACCGCGGACCAAAGTGGGTCCTCTGAGTGGTGAAGCCGATGAGCTGCTTGCAATCCTGTACTCCATTCAACGCAAAGTCAAGAGGTCGGCTCGATGA
- a CDS encoding T9SS type A sorting domain-containing protein — protein MNVWPRHIILGLLISSASFALTTADRVKLNELYFAGSPLGVMQDGFVELYNGGDQTAYLDGAFIAQGLDTFAQLCFKFPGEPGDTLLPLRPSQYFVIAIDAHDFTGEDPLSLDLRGADFESTDSLELAPGDNPAVPNLDDALSIPFDWFFVPGAGQVLLATGEDFQIRPCNPDQACGSLVAVLDWHTIVDGVEYLRNLHDYWPQLNDSIDTGAIIGVLPQTGHSAERISPGFDTNHSTSDFVELSAPTPGFGTTAARPREREMPESFSFESVYPNPFNSSTSIRFTLARDEPVQLALFDLLGNHVRTLIDATMPAGAHSVQWNGAGAARELSSGVYFARLRAGGEVAVRKVVLQK, from the coding sequence ATGAACGTTTGGCCTCGGCATATCATCCTAGGGCTGCTGATTTCGTCGGCGAGTTTTGCGCTGACGACGGCGGATCGGGTGAAGTTGAATGAACTCTACTTCGCCGGTTCGCCGTTGGGCGTCATGCAGGACGGATTTGTCGAGCTGTATAATGGCGGGGATCAGACCGCGTATCTCGACGGCGCGTTTATCGCCCAGGGGCTGGACACGTTCGCGCAGCTCTGTTTCAAGTTTCCCGGGGAGCCGGGGGACACGTTGCTTCCGTTGCGTCCGTCGCAATATTTTGTGATCGCGATTGACGCGCACGACTTCACGGGCGAGGACCCGCTGTCGCTCGATTTGCGCGGGGCGGATTTTGAGAGCACGGATTCGCTGGAGCTTGCGCCGGGAGACAATCCGGCGGTGCCGAATCTCGACGATGCGCTGTCGATTCCGTTCGACTGGTTCTTCGTTCCCGGGGCGGGGCAGGTGTTGTTGGCGACGGGTGAGGATTTTCAGATTCGGCCCTGCAATCCCGATCAGGCGTGCGGCAGTCTGGTGGCGGTGCTGGATTGGCATACGATCGTGGACGGCGTCGAGTATCTGCGCAATCTGCACGATTACTGGCCGCAATTGAACGACTCGATCGACACGGGCGCCATCATCGGTGTGTTGCCACAGACGGGACACTCGGCCGAGCGCATTTCGCCGGGCTTCGACACCAATCACAGCACCTCGGATTTTGTCGAGCTGAGCGCCCCCACTCCGGGCTTTGGCACGACGGCGGCGCGCCCCCGTGAGCGCGAAATGCCGGAGTCGTTTTCGTTCGAGTCGGTCTATCCCAATCCCTTCAACAGTTCGACGAGCATCCGCTTCACGCTGGCGCGCGACGAGCCTGTGCAGCTTGCCCTGTTCGATCTGCTCGGAAATCATGTGCGGACGCTGATTGACGCGACCATGCCCGCCGGGGCGCACTCTGTGCAGTGGAACGGAGCCGGAGCGGCCCGCGAGCTGTCGAGCGGCGTCTATTTTGCGCGGCTGAGGGCGGGCGGCGAAGTCGCCGTGCGAAAAGTCGTGCTGCAGAAGTGA
- a CDS encoding UvrB/UvrC motif-containing protein, which translates to MAAPKPEKLKRACPKCGTTFDEFAQTAAFGCAHCYEVFADLLDPVLRRMHGVTRRNAPDATAPEAPTVRVVNEDNDTQTKLDFMVREDIEMELQLALLEENYEKAARLRDRLKEL; encoded by the coding sequence ATGGCTGCTCCCAAACCCGAGAAACTGAAGCGCGCGTGTCCGAAGTGCGGGACGACGTTCGACGAGTTCGCGCAAACCGCGGCCTTCGGCTGCGCGCATTGCTACGAAGTCTTCGCCGATCTGCTCGACCCGGTGCTGCGTCGCATGCACGGCGTCACGCGGCGCAATGCCCCCGATGCCACGGCGCCCGAGGCGCCGACCGTGCGGGTGGTGAATGAGGACAACGACACGCAGACCAAACTCGACTTCATGGTGCGCGAGGATATCGAGATGGAGTTGCAACTCGCGTTGCTCGAAGAAAACTACGAAAAGGCCGCACGGCTGCGGGATCGCTTGAAGGAGCTGTGA